A window from Theropithecus gelada isolate Dixy chromosome 1, Tgel_1.0, whole genome shotgun sequence encodes these proteins:
- the TAF5L gene encoding TAF5-like RNA polymerase II p300/CBP-associated factor-associated factor 65 kDa subunit 5L, translating into MKRVRTEQIQMAVSCYLKRRQYVDSDGPLKQGLRLSQTAEEMAANLTVQSESGCANIVSAAPCQAEPQQYEVQFGRLRNFLTDSDSQHSHEVMPLLYPLFVYLHLNLVQNSPKSTVESFYSRFHGMFLQNASQKDVIEQLQTTQTIQDILSNFKLRAFLDNKYVVRLQEDSYNYLIRYLQSDNNTALCKVLTLHIHLDVQPAKRTDYQLYASGSSSRSENNGLEPPDMPSPILQNEAALEVLQESIKRVKDGPPSLTTICFYAFYNTEQLLNTAEISPDSKLLAAGFDNSCIKLWSLRSKKLKSEPHQVDVSRIHLACDILEEEDDEDDNAGTEMKILRGHCGPVYSTRFLADSSGLLSCSEDMSIRYWDLGSFTNTVLYQGHAYPVWDLDISPYSLYFASGSHDRTARLWSFDRTYPLRIYAGHLADVDCVKFHPNSNYLATGSTDKTVRLWSAQQGNSVRLFTGHRGPVLSLAFSPNGKYLASAGEDQRLKLWDLASGTLYKELRGHTDNITSLTFSPDSGLIASASMDNSVRVWDIRNTYGSAPADGSSSELVGVYTGQMSNVLSVQFMACNLLLVTGITQENQEH; encoded by the exons ATGAAACGAGTGCGTACCGAGCAGATTCAGATGGCAGTGTCCTGCTACCTCAAACGCCGGCAGTACGTGGACTCAGACGGTCCCCTGAAGCAAGGACTGCGGCTGTCACAGACTGCTGAAGAGATGGCGGCCAATCTAACAG TGCAATCAGAATCTGGTTGTGCCAACATAGTGTCTGCAGCCCCTTGCCAGGCAGAACCCCAGCAATATGAAGTACAGTTTGGACGACTGCGGAATTTTCTCACTG ATTCTGATTCCCAGCATAGCCACGAAGTGATGCCTCTCCTCTATCCTCTCTTTGTCTACCTCCATCTCAACCTGGTCCAAAACAGTCCGAAGAGCACAGTGGAAAGTTTTTACAGCCGCTTCCATGGAATGTTTCTGCAGAATGCTAGCCAGAAGGATGTCATTGAGCAGCTACAGACCACTCAAACCATCCAGGACATCCTGTCTAACTTCAAGCTTCGAGCATTCCTAGATAACAAGTACGTGGTCCGTCTCCAAGAAGACAGCTACAACTACCTTATCCGCTACCTCCAAAGTGACAACAATACTGCCCTGTGCAAAGTCCTCACCTTACATATTCATCTTGATGTGCAGCCTGCCAAGAGAACAGACTATCAGCTATATGCCAGTGGCAGCTCCTCCCGCAGTGAGAACAACGGTTTGGAGCCCCCTGACATGCCCAGCCCTATTCTGCAGAACGAGGCTGCCCTAGAGGTCTTACAGGAGAGCATTAAGCGTGTCAAGGATGGGCCTCCCTCCCTCACTACCATCTGCTTCTATGCCTTCTATAACACAGAGCAGCTGTTGAACACTGCAGAAATCTCCCCCGATAGCAAGCTGCTTGCTGCTGGGTTTGACAACTCCTGTATAAAACTTTGGAGTTTACGATCCAAGAAGTTAAAATCAGAGCCCCATCAAGTAGACGTGTCCCGCATCCATTTGGCTTGTGATATTCTGGAGGAGGAG GATGATGAGGATGATAATGCAGGCACAGAGATGAAGATACTGCGGGGACACTGCGGACCAGTGTACAGCACGAGGTTCCTCGCGGACAGCTCAGGGTTGCTCTCTTGTTCTGAAGACATGTCCATCAGATACTGGGATCTGGGGAGTTTCACCAACACTGTGTTGTACCAAGGACATGCCTATCCTGTGTGGGATCTGGACATCAGTCCATATAGCCTGTACTTCGCCAGCGGGTCCCACGACCGCACCGCCAGGCTGTGGTCATTTGATCGGACGTACCCGCTGAGGATATATGCAGGACACCTGGCAGATGTGGACTGTGTCAAATTCCACCCTAATTCAAACTACTTGGCCACGGGCTCAACCGACAAGACCGTCCGGCTGTGGAGCGCTCAGCAGGGGAACTCGGTGAGGCTTTTCACAGGCCACCGCGGCCCCGTGCTTTCTCTAGCCTTCTCTCCCAACGGTAAGTACTTGGCATCTGCTGGCGAGGACCAGCGGTTGAAGCTGTGGGACTTGGCCTCTGGGACCCTTTATAAAGAGCTGAGAGGCCACACAGACAATATCACCAGCCTCACCTTCAGTCCAGACAGCGGCTTGATTGCCTCTGCCTCCATGGACAACTCGGTGCGCGTCTGGGACATCAGGAACACTTACGGCAGTGCACCTGCCGACGGCTCCTCCAGCGAGCTCGTGGGCGTGTACACCGGGCAGATGAGCAACGTCCTGAGCGTGCAGTTCATGGCCTGTAACCTTCTTCTGGTGACTGGAATTACACAAGAAAATCaggaacattaa